A single Candidatus Poribacteria bacterium DNA region contains:
- a CDS encoding iron ABC transporter permease — translation MLRKYDLTPSVLLLLLPIIFFFFVFLIYPLLYIFKESFWINNRLSIEYFKLMVTDESIGKLVINSFNMGIVVTLTTTLITLPLAYFLTRYRFPGRNILQGIILIPIIMPPFVGAIGMKQLFGLYGSVNIFLSKIGLIALASPIDWFGSGFWGVILLSTLHLYPIMYLNVVAVLANVDPSLEEAAENMGASRFMLFRTVTLPLMLPGYFAGAILVFIWAFTDLGTPLIFNYNEVIAVRIFRQVTDANVNPMGYALVVLIIVLTALAFYISKRWTGTGRYEMLGRGHVGSREIQANRWMCAIIYCFVGFIVFMALLPHISIILTSLTPDASQWRLTVLPQSYTLQHYSEVFSHESKLEDTLLSIKNSLFYSVFSTLLALLLGIILSYLLTRRRIPFKNLLDAIAMLPLALPGVALAFGYVGSFADTTLLLRHLPQSIVSILDPRQNPILLLIVSYAVRRLPYMLRSIYAGLQQTSITLEEASQNLGANSARTLYKITLPLVIANVIAGSILVFSFSMLEVADSLILAMRDQYNPITKAIWNLSQRPVGGAYIACALGVVGMFILIACLVSAGRILGERLGEIFKI, via the coding sequence ATGCTGAGAAAATACGATTTAACGCCCTCTGTCCTGCTGCTCCTCCTGCCAATTATTTTCTTTTTCTTTGTCTTCCTGATATACCCTCTCCTATACATTTTCAAAGAATCTTTCTGGATTAATAACCGTCTGAGCATTGAATATTTCAAGCTGATGGTTACGGATGAAAGTATCGGCAAGTTAGTTATCAATAGCTTCAATATGGGTATTGTAGTAACACTGACGACAACACTTATCACCCTGCCACTCGCTTATTTCCTGACCCGCTACCGTTTCCCCGGACGTAACATCCTGCAAGGGATCATTCTGATTCCGATTATCATGCCACCCTTCGTCGGAGCAATCGGCATGAAGCAGCTTTTCGGTTTGTACGGTAGCGTGAATATCTTTCTGAGCAAGATTGGACTCATCGCTTTGGCATCACCAATCGATTGGTTCGGTAGCGGATTTTGGGGAGTTATTCTGCTGTCCACCCTACATCTCTACCCAATAATGTATCTCAACGTCGTCGCAGTGTTGGCAAATGTAGACCCCAGCTTAGAGGAAGCCGCAGAGAATATGGGGGCATCACGCTTCATGCTTTTCCGGACGGTGACACTTCCGCTGATGCTCCCTGGATATTTCGCAGGTGCCATTCTCGTGTTCATTTGGGCGTTCACTGATCTGGGTACACCGCTGATTTTCAACTACAATGAAGTTATCGCTGTGCGGATTTTCCGCCAAGTTACCGATGCCAACGTCAACCCAATGGGGTATGCACTGGTCGTCTTGATTATTGTGCTGACCGCTCTTGCATTCTACATTTCTAAGCGTTGGACTGGCACCGGACGGTATGAGATGCTCGGACGCGGACATGTTGGTTCGCGTGAGATTCAGGCAAACCGCTGGATGTGCGCCATCATCTATTGCTTCGTGGGATTCATCGTATTCATGGCACTGTTGCCGCATATTAGTATCATCTTGACATCGCTGACCCCTGACGCGAGTCAATGGCGGTTGACTGTGCTGCCTCAGAGCTATACGCTGCAGCATTATTCAGAGGTTTTTAGCCATGAGAGCAAGCTAGAAGATACGCTGCTCAGCATCAAAAATAGTTTATTCTACAGCGTGTTCAGTACGCTGCTGGCGCTTCTCCTCGGAATTATACTCTCATATCTTCTCACTCGAAGGCGCATCCCCTTCAAGAACTTGCTTGATGCTATCGCTATGCTGCCCTTAGCCTTGCCGGGTGTTGCGCTCGCTTTTGGCTATGTAGGTAGCTTTGCGGATACGACGCTTTTGCTCCGTCATTTGCCCCAGTCCATCGTATCTATCTTAGATCCTCGACAAAACCCGATTTTACTGCTAATCGTCAGTTATGCGGTGAGACGTTTACCGTATATGCTCCGTTCAATTTACGCGGGCCTTCAGCAGACCAGTATAACATTGGAAGAGGCGTCACAGAATCTTGGCGCAAACTCAGCACGGACGCTGTATAAGATTACGCTGCCCCTTGTCATTGCCAATGTCATCGCTGGCTCAATCCTTGTGTTCTCGTTCTCAATGCTGGAAGTTGCTGACAGCTTGATTCTTGCTATGCGAGATCAGTATAATCCAATCACCAAAGCGATTTGGAATCTGTCACAACGTCCGGTTGGTGGGGCGTATATTGCTTGTGCGTTGGGTGTGGTGGGCATGTTTATTCTGATAGCGTGCTTAGTTTCTGCGGGCCGTATCCTGGGGGAACGTTTAGGCGAGATTTTCAAGATTTGA
- a CDS encoding amino acid ABC transporter permease produces the protein MEEQAPNPVVKPPTESKGILRWLKENLFNTWYNALFSLLAIVFLYVVFKEVLTWAFTEANWGVIPANLQIFLVGAYPREEIWRVWVVIYTLGLLLGLSSGIWGGLALRLSLVIGGIGGGVGIILTFFPATFFNRFGLLGGVALLAAALFLARGRTGLRPWVLGGWLLSFPWTMIWLHGFSGLPTVFTSNWGGLLLTLILAAVGIVVSFPLGVLLALGRRSNLPAIKWFSTAYIETVRGVPLVTILFMAQIMVPIFLPDFRIDKILRAMLGITLFSAAYMAENVRGGLQSIPKGQHEAAHALGLNYPLTMLLIVLPQALRSVIPAIVGQFISLFKDTSLVTVIGLLDLLGIAKTVIANPDWLGLQAEVYLFAAVVYFVFSYSMSYISQKIEDALGFG, from the coding sequence GTGGAAGAGCAAGCACCGAACCCAGTCGTTAAACCACCCACTGAATCGAAGGGCATATTGCGGTGGCTGAAGGAAAATCTGTTTAATACTTGGTACAACGCACTCTTCAGCCTCTTAGCCATCGTTTTTTTATACGTTGTCTTTAAGGAAGTCTTGACTTGGGCGTTCACTGAAGCAAATTGGGGCGTTATACCCGCTAACCTGCAAATTTTTCTCGTCGGTGCTTATCCAAGAGAGGAGATCTGGCGTGTATGGGTTGTGATTTATACTTTGGGCCTCCTATTGGGCTTGAGTTCTGGAATCTGGGGCGGCCTAGCCCTCCGGCTTTCTCTTGTCATCGGAGGAATAGGGGGAGGCGTTGGGATTATCCTCACTTTTTTTCCCGCTACCTTTTTTAATAGATTTGGTCTGCTCGGTGGGGTGGCGCTGCTAGCAGCCGCCCTATTCCTTGCCCGTGGTAGAACAGGATTGCGCCCTTGGGTTCTGGGCGGTTGGCTGCTCTCATTTCCTTGGACTATGATATGGCTTCACGGATTTTCGGGTTTGCCTACTGTCTTTACAAGCAACTGGGGTGGGCTGCTACTAACGTTGATTCTCGCGGCCGTTGGCATCGTTGTCTCATTTCCACTAGGCGTTCTTCTGGCTCTCGGGCGACGGAGCAATCTCCCTGCGATTAAATGGTTTTCGACAGCGTATATTGAGACAGTACGCGGCGTGCCTTTGGTGACAATTCTGTTCATGGCACAGATTATGGTCCCCATTTTCTTGCCTGATTTTCGCATTGACAAAATTTTGCGGGCGATGCTCGGTATCACACTTTTTTCCGCCGCTTACATGGCGGAGAACGTCCGTGGCGGGTTGCAATCGATCCCGAAAGGACAGCACGAAGCCGCCCATGCGCTCGGACTCAATTATCCACTTACGATGTTACTTATCGTCTTACCACAGGCACTTCGCTCAGTCATCCCGGCAATTGTTGGGCAGTTTATCAGCCTTTTTAAGGATACATCGCTGGTTACTGTCATCGGGCTGCTAGATCTATTGGGTATAGCCAAAACGGTTATTGCAAATCCTGACTGGTTGGGACTGCAAGCTGAGGTATATCTATTCGCTGCAGTGGTCTATTTTGTTTTCAGTTATTCTATGTCATATATCAGTCAGAAAATTGAAGATGCTTTGGGATTCGGGTAG
- a CDS encoding xanthine dehydrogenase family protein subunit M, with the protein MPRIFREVTTLRNFEFFEPTTIEEASALLTQYNGKAKLLAGGTDLIIEMKARTATPEYVISLEKVPGLVGIDYDEGSGLRIGALTKMRTLEQDTTIRERYTALAEGASEVGGVQIRHLATIGGNISHGSPAADTAAPLLALGAQVNIASADGERTVPIETFFLGPGQTVLETGEIVTGFKCPPRDPNEGSQYIKQKIREVMDLAFVGVASSAKTDNGTVSDVKIGLAAVAPTPLRATDAETIVNGNSLSAELLEQAATAASAQSSPISDLRCSAEHRREIVGVLTRRTLQAAADRAQG; encoded by the coding sequence ATGCCTCGTATTTTCAGGGAGGTCACAACATTGAGGAATTTCGAGTTTTTTGAACCTACAACAATCGAGGAAGCGTCAGCCCTGCTGACACAATACAACGGCAAAGCAAAGCTTTTAGCCGGTGGAACAGATCTCATTATAGAAATGAAAGCACGGACAGCAACGCCCGAGTACGTTATCAGTTTGGAAAAGGTTCCCGGATTAGTGGGCATCGACTATGATGAAGGAAGTGGTTTGCGAATCGGCGCGCTGACGAAGATGCGTACGTTGGAACAAGATACAACAATCCGTGAACGCTATACTGCGCTTGCCGAAGGGGCCAGTGAAGTTGGTGGTGTCCAGATTCGCCACCTTGCAACAATAGGGGGTAACATTAGTCACGGTTCGCCCGCTGCGGATACTGCAGCACCCCTGCTAGCACTGGGCGCACAGGTTAATATTGCGAGTGCCGATGGCGAGCGTACCGTTCCCATCGAAACCTTCTTTTTAGGTCCGGGACAAACCGTATTAGAAACCGGGGAGATTGTCACAGGGTTCAAATGTCCGCCCCGCGATCCGAATGAAGGCTCACAGTATATCAAGCAGAAAATTAGAGAAGTGATGGACCTTGCCTTCGTCGGTGTGGCATCATCTGCAAAAACCGATAACGGCACTGTATCAGATGTCAAGATCGGTCTTGCCGCTGTTGCCCCCACACCACTTCGAGCAACCGATGCCGAAACCATTGTAAATGGAAATTCCCTATCGGCGGAGCTGTTAGAACAAGCCGCTACCGCTGCTTCAGCGCAATCAAGCCCCATTTCAGATCTGCGGTGTTCGGCGGAGCATCGTCGGGAAATAGTTGGGGTTTTGACCCGACGGACACTTCAAGCCGCAGCCGACCGTGCACAAGGCTAG
- a CDS encoding cold-shock protein, with protein MATGRVKWFSDQKGYGFIVTDEGQDVFVHYSNVEGTGFKTLDEGQEVEFNVVEGEKGLQAEEVRKI; from the coding sequence ATGGCAACAGGTCGAGTGAAATGGTTCAGTGATCAGAAAGGTTACGGATTTATTGTAACTGATGAAGGACAAGATGTCTTCGTCCATTATTCCAACGTTGAAGGAACCGGCTTTAAAACCCTTGATGAGGGACAAGAGGTCGAGTTCAACGTTGTGGAAGGGGAGAAGGGACTCCAAGCCGAAGAAGTTAGAAAAATCTAA
- a CDS encoding (2Fe-2S)-binding protein, whose product MKKHPVSLTVNTDTYDLLIEPRKTLLATLRDTIGLTGTKEGCSTGDCGACTVIVDGKAVTSCMMLGVSANGKEITTVEGLASRDQLHPIQQAFMDKGGYQCGFCTPGFIVASKAFLDENPNATEAEVRHALGNNICRCTGYTKIIEAVMSAAEVMRNS is encoded by the coding sequence ATGAAGAAGCACCCGGTCTCTTTAACGGTCAACACTGATACATACGATCTATTGATTGAGCCGAGAAAGACATTGTTAGCGACCCTTCGTGATACAATCGGTTTAACAGGTACGAAAGAAGGATGCAGTACCGGCGACTGTGGCGCGTGTACAGTCATTGTAGACGGCAAAGCGGTAACATCCTGTATGATGCTTGGTGTCAGTGCCAACGGTAAGGAAATCACAACCGTAGAGGGGCTAGCAAGCCGAGATCAGCTGCACCCCATCCAGCAAGCGTTTATGGATAAAGGGGGATACCAATGTGGCTTCTGCACGCCGGGATTCATCGTAGCGTCCAAAGCATTTCTTGATGAAAATCCTAATGCGACAGAAGCAGAGGTAAGACACGCACTGGGTAATAACATCTGCCGGTGTACAGGGTATACGAAGATCATTGAAGCCGTGATGAGTGCGGCAGAAGTCATGCGTAATTCGTGA
- a CDS encoding amino acid ABC transporter ATP-binding protein, giving the protein MIVCEDVHKWFDDFHVLKGITTAFKKGEKVVICGPSGSGKSTFIRTINRLETHQRGRIIVDGIELSDDLRNIDRIRQEVGMVFQQFNLFPHLTVLQNVTLSPIWVKKLSKREAESEALALLERVGIEEHAHKFPAQISGGQQQRVAIARALAMHPKIMLFDEPTSALDPEMINEVLDVMRELAASGMTMLVVTHEMGFAREVADRIIFMDEGAIVEEAAPGVFFDNPQNERTQLFISQTLQH; this is encoded by the coding sequence ATTATTGTCTGTGAGGATGTCCATAAATGGTTCGACGATTTTCACGTACTCAAAGGGATTACGACCGCGTTCAAAAAAGGGGAGAAGGTTGTGATATGCGGTCCTTCGGGATCGGGAAAGTCTACGTTCATCCGTACAATAAATCGTTTGGAGACGCACCAAAGGGGACGCATTATCGTTGATGGTATCGAACTCAGCGACGACCTTCGTAATATAGACCGTATCCGCCAAGAAGTGGGCATGGTCTTCCAACAATTCAACTTGTTTCCCCACCTGACCGTCCTGCAAAATGTAACGTTAAGCCCTATCTGGGTGAAGAAGCTATCAAAAAGGGAAGCGGAATCGGAGGCTTTAGCGTTATTAGAAAGAGTTGGTATTGAAGAACATGCTCACAAATTTCCCGCACAGATTTCGGGAGGGCAACAACAGCGTGTGGCAATTGCAAGGGCTTTGGCAATGCATCCCAAAATTATGCTATTCGACGAGCCGACAAGCGCCCTTGACCCTGAGATGATAAACGAAGTACTCGATGTAATGCGTGAGTTAGCTGCGTCTGGCATGACAATGTTGGTTGTCACGCATGAGATGGGGTTTGCCCGTGAGGTAGCAGATCGAATAATTTTTATGGATGAAGGAGCGATTGTAGAAGAAGCAGCACCAGGGGTTTTCTTCGATAATCCGCAGAACGAACGTACTCAACTTTTTATTTCCCAAACACTGCAACATTAG
- a CDS encoding amino acid ABC transporter substrate-binding protein: protein MRRVWFSIFVFVLAISLVGPPLASGQESVLDKVKNRGRLVCGVYGGLPGFSFLNQDGTWSGFDVDYCRAIAAAILGDPDKVEFVPLKAPERFPALQTGEIDVLIRNTTWTLTRDTQVGADFAPPTFYDGQGFMLRKELGVTSLEELAGASICVTAGSTTELNLADTMRALGVDFKPVVFEEIDTLYNSYEQDRCDVVTSDKSQLAARRNVLKNPEAHVILDVTISKEPLGPVTIHGDNKWNDVVSWVVYATFFAEEQGITQSNVGTYKSKNPEIGRFLGETGDMGGKLGLSKDWARQVIAAVGNYGEIFERNLTSIGLPRDVNKPWTQGGLLYAMPFR from the coding sequence ATGCGTAGGGTTTGGTTTAGCATTTTTGTATTTGTTCTAGCCATTTCACTGGTAGGTCCACCACTGGCAAGCGGACAGGAAAGCGTATTGGACAAAGTAAAAAACAGGGGGAGGCTCGTTTGTGGGGTGTACGGCGGGTTGCCCGGTTTTAGCTTCCTCAATCAAGATGGCACATGGAGTGGCTTCGACGTGGATTATTGTCGGGCAATTGCTGCAGCTATTCTCGGTGATCCAGATAAGGTTGAATTCGTGCCGTTAAAGGCACCGGAACGTTTTCCAGCCCTTCAGACAGGGGAGATAGATGTCTTGATCCGAAACACCACTTGGACGCTTACCCGCGACACCCAGGTGGGGGCAGATTTCGCTCCACCCACCTTTTACGACGGTCAGGGATTCATGCTGCGTAAAGAACTCGGCGTTACCTCCCTAGAGGAGTTGGCAGGTGCGAGTATTTGTGTCACCGCTGGTAGCACAACTGAGCTAAACCTCGCGGATACGATGCGGGCTTTAGGGGTAGATTTTAAGCCGGTGGTTTTTGAGGAGATTGATACCCTTTACAACAGTTACGAACAGGATCGTTGTGATGTAGTTACAAGTGATAAATCGCAGCTAGCCGCTCGTCGCAACGTCTTGAAGAACCCGGAGGCGCACGTTATCCTCGATGTGACTATCTCGAAGGAACCGCTGGGACCCGTCACTATCCATGGCGACAACAAATGGAACGATGTCGTTAGCTGGGTTGTTTATGCCACATTCTTCGCCGAGGAACAGGGAATCACCCAATCGAATGTTGGCACTTATAAATCGAAAAACCCAGAGATTGGACGCTTCTTGGGGGAAACCGGCGATATGGGCGGGAAACTCGGTCTGTCGAAAGATTGGGCGCGTCAGGTTATCGCTGCCGTTGGCAACTATGGCGAAATTTTTGAACGTAACCTGACCTCCATTGGCCTACCGCGCGACGTCAACAAGCCTTGGACTCAAGGGGGTCTGTTGTACGCGATGCCGTTCCGTTAG
- a CDS encoding NFACT family protein produces MSFDSLALHLVTDELRRTILNGTIRHIEQLNPHSIVLKISQAAKTHFLLISTHSIHARAHLIERSPKGQSRSHFADFLMKHALRGQITAIEQVGLDRILKLTIAPTSDVLEASPKSIIAELMGKYSNIILVDEASGNILESIKHIDETMSRYREVLPGLTYTSPPQQDKWHPLKLDQDTFISIVENQEVSWRFLFNQIDGLSPTLAKEIIARVSDQSTLADLWEAYQQVVGCFQPSHSQPQVLIEGGNSGKQFQREAEASNHAYLQDSDKVVAVSALKLAQFPNTESRFFQTMSEALSAYYDAVTRDEAMQSERNALRQILNKMTAALERKQVSLRQDLVNAEQAEDYRIKGELLTANLHQVERGQTIIEVQNYYAPDLNVLPIELDPQLSPSENAQQYFKQYTKAKRGVSVIHRLIADNEAEQEALQAYVSEVEEAKGLKELRAIQSEFVKKGWIKETKRRSKQSESAGAFRKYTSPDGFQIYVGRNSKENDLLLRRIASSQDMWLHTKQIHGSHVIIRNPEKKPGIPMPTLLKAAQIAAFFSKAQHASYVPVDYTWFRYVVKPKGTASGFVTYTHEKTLYVEPSV; encoded by the coding sequence ATGTCATTCGACAGTCTAGCTTTGCATCTTGTGACGGATGAACTCCGTCGGACAATTCTGAATGGGACCATTCGGCATATTGAACAGTTGAACCCTCACAGCATTGTACTCAAAATCTCCCAAGCAGCCAAGACTCACTTTTTGCTTATTTCAACCCATTCTATTCATGCCCGCGCACATCTCATTGAACGTTCGCCCAAAGGACAGTCTAGGTCCCATTTTGCCGACTTCCTGATGAAGCACGCTCTGCGTGGTCAGATCACAGCGATAGAACAGGTTGGCTTGGATCGGATACTAAAGCTTACTATCGCCCCCACATCCGACGTGCTTGAGGCGTCGCCTAAGTCGATTATCGCAGAGCTGATGGGGAAATACAGCAATATCATCCTCGTTGATGAAGCAAGTGGCAATATCCTCGAAAGCATCAAGCACATTGATGAGACGATGAGTCGCTATCGTGAGGTATTGCCCGGTTTGACCTATACCTCACCACCACAGCAGGATAAATGGCATCCATTAAAATTAGATCAGGACACCTTTATTTCGATCGTTGAAAATCAGGAAGTAAGTTGGCGATTCCTTTTTAATCAGATTGATGGCTTGAGTCCAACCCTTGCCAAAGAAATTATCGCTCGCGTCAGTGATCAGTCTACCCTAGCAGACTTGTGGGAGGCATATCAGCAGGTTGTGGGCTGCTTCCAGCCTTCCCACAGCCAACCCCAAGTGCTTATTGAAGGGGGCAATTCGGGCAAACAGTTCCAACGAGAGGCTGAAGCAAGTAACCATGCTTACTTGCAAGACAGTGATAAAGTTGTCGCTGTGTCTGCATTAAAACTGGCGCAATTTCCAAACACTGAGAGCCGGTTTTTTCAAACAATGAGCGAGGCTCTATCCGCCTACTACGATGCCGTTACTCGTGATGAAGCGATGCAATCTGAGCGGAATGCGTTGCGCCAAATTTTGAACAAGATGACTGCTGCACTGGAACGAAAACAGGTATCGCTACGACAGGATTTGGTAAATGCGGAACAGGCTGAGGATTATCGAATCAAAGGCGAACTCCTCACTGCGAATTTACACCAAGTCGAGCGAGGACAGACAATTATCGAAGTGCAAAACTACTACGCTCCAGATTTAAACGTCCTGCCAATCGAACTTGATCCGCAACTCAGTCCCTCAGAAAACGCCCAACAATACTTTAAGCAGTATACCAAAGCAAAGCGCGGGGTTTCGGTAATCCACCGTTTGATTGCTGATAATGAAGCGGAACAGGAGGCGTTACAGGCATATGTCTCCGAAGTGGAAGAGGCAAAGGGGTTGAAGGAACTTCGAGCGATTCAGTCTGAGTTTGTAAAAAAAGGTTGGATAAAAGAAACCAAGCGTCGGTCCAAGCAGAGCGAATCCGCCGGTGCATTTCGGAAGTATACCTCGCCTGACGGTTTTCAGATTTATGTGGGTCGCAATAGCAAGGAAAATGACCTGCTCCTTCGCCGAATCGCTTCAAGTCAGGATATGTGGTTACACACAAAGCAGATTCACGGTTCACACGTTATTATTCGCAATCCTGAAAAGAAGCCGGGTATTCCAATGCCAACGCTGCTAAAAGCCGCCCAGATTGCAGCGTTTTTCAGTAAAGCACAACACGCTAGCTATGTCCCTGTCGACTATACATGGTTTCGGTATGTCGTCAAACCCAAGGGAACCGCTTCAGGCTTCGTGACTTACACCCATGAAAAGACATTGTATGTTGAACCGAGCGTGTAA
- a CDS encoding ABC transporter permease subunit (The N-terminal region of this protein, as described by TIGR01726, is a three transmembrane segment that identifies a subfamily of ABC transporter permease subunits, which specificities that include histidine, arginine, glutamine, glutamate, L-cystine (sic), the opines (in Agrobacterium) octopine and nopaline, etc.) produces the protein MENNSTKSASETIPFWRDIRVLRVLFQVIFLVGVLLLAGILYMNMLRGLRGLGLTLNLDFLNDEAGFGIAEGIAYEPSDTYLRAFWVGVINTIRVSIIGIVCATILGLVVGIARLSSNWLVRTIAAIYVECFRNIPLLLQILFWYTAVILQLPSVRKSFTFFGGVFINQRGVYLPEPQPTSGVKIWFGYLVGGLILALILYLVRLRKLRQMEQPGFPAKWALPAFLLVAFVGWFLTPGRPYTWELPALKGFNFAGGIYLSPEFSALLVGLVIYTGAFIAEVVRSGIQSVAKGQREAAKAVGLNEFQTLRLIVLPQALRVIAPPLTSQYLNLTKNSSLAVAIGFPDLFNIGNTMMNQTGQSIPIFGMIMMSYLIISLATSAYMNWYNRRINRIGR, from the coding sequence ATGGAAAACAACTCAACTAAAAGTGCATCAGAGACAATCCCTTTTTGGCGGGATATTCGGGTGCTGCGTGTTCTATTTCAGGTCATCTTTCTTGTCGGAGTCCTCCTGTTAGCTGGTATCCTTTACATGAATATGTTGAGGGGACTCCGTGGACTCGGCTTGACCTTGAACCTCGACTTTCTTAATGATGAGGCTGGATTTGGAATAGCCGAGGGAATTGCCTATGAACCTTCAGATACCTATCTAAGAGCGTTTTGGGTAGGTGTGATTAACACGATCAGGGTCAGCATTATCGGAATTGTGTGCGCCACAATCCTAGGGCTTGTTGTCGGTATCGCTCGGCTATCAAGCAACTGGTTGGTCAGAACGATCGCAGCCATTTATGTCGAATGTTTCCGCAATATCCCGCTGCTGCTACAGATTCTGTTTTGGTATACCGCTGTAATCCTTCAACTGCCCTCGGTCCGGAAGAGCTTCACATTCTTTGGAGGCGTGTTCATCAACCAACGAGGGGTATATCTTCCTGAGCCTCAACCCACATCGGGCGTGAAGATTTGGTTCGGTTATCTCGTTGGAGGACTTATTTTAGCATTGATTCTCTATCTCGTACGGTTGAGAAAACTTCGACAGATGGAGCAGCCCGGTTTTCCGGCAAAGTGGGCTTTGCCAGCGTTTCTGTTGGTTGCTTTTGTGGGCTGGTTTCTGACACCGGGGAGACCATATACTTGGGAGTTACCTGCTTTGAAGGGCTTTAATTTTGCAGGAGGGATATATCTGTCACCCGAATTCTCTGCCCTTTTGGTTGGACTTGTTATTTATACCGGGGCTTTCATCGCTGAAGTAGTGAGGAGTGGTATACAGTCCGTGGCAAAGGGACAACGAGAGGCTGCTAAAGCGGTAGGCTTAAACGAATTTCAAACGCTGCGGTTGATTGTCCTACCCCAAGCATTGCGCGTAATCGCACCACCGCTCACCAGCCAGTATTTGAATCTCACTAAAAATTCCAGTCTCGCTGTCGCAATAGGCTTCCCAGATCTATTTAACATCGGTAATACGATGATGAATCAAACCGGACAATCCATCCCAATCTTTGGGATGATCATGATGAGCTATCTGATTATCAGCTTGGCGACGTCGGCGTACATGAATTGGTACAACCGCAGGATTAATCGAATCGGACGATGA